The sequence below is a genomic window from Acidobacteriota bacterium.
GCCGGGCGCTGGCTTTTTCGTTGGCCGGGGCCTTCCCGTTGGCTGGGGCCTTCCCGTTGGTTTGGGTCTTTCCGCTGGCTGGGGCCTCTCGGCTCGGTGAGGCAGCGGAGGATCGGGAGGAAGAGCCGGAGCCGGAAAGGCCACCGGAGCCCGAGGAGCTGCCGGAGCCGGAGGGATCACTGGATCCGCCCCGGGGAGATGGGGCCTGGCGAGCTCCGCCGCCGAGGAGTTCCTCGACGCGGGTCAGCTTAGGTAGCTCGGCGGCCCGCAGCCAGGCGATTTCGAGGGCCAGGATGCCCGCCTCGCTGCGCCGCACGGAAGCCTCGCTGGAGAGCAGCTGGTGGGTCAGGCGCAGAAGATTCTCGTAGGCGACGCCGCGACAGAGGACGGCCAGGCGGAGGGCGTCCTCCTCTGGCAGCTCCAGCTGCTCCGGGTCGCCGCCCAGGGCCAGGTGCAGGGCGTCGCGGCAGTAGGCGAGGAATTGGGCGTGGACGTGGCGGGGGTCGCGACCTTCCTGCTCCACCTCCCGAACCCGGGCGGAGACTTGGGCGGCGTCGCCGTCGAGCATCGCCGCCAGCAGATCGAAGAACATCGCCAGATCGAGGCCGCCCAGGAGGCGCACCGCATCTTCGTCGGAGATGGTTCCGGCGCCGAAGGTGGCGAGCTGATCGAGAAGGGCAACGGAGTCCCGGACGCTGCCCTCGCCGGCGCGGGCGATGAGCCGAAGCGCTGCGTCGCTAGCCTGGATCTCTTCTTGGGCGGTGATATTCGCCAGGTGCTCGGCGAGCACCGCCGAAGGTACCCGCCGGAAGTTGAACTCTTGGCAGCGGGAAAGGATGGTGGCAGGGACGGCCTCGATCTCGGTGGTAGCGAAGATGAAGACCAGATGCTCCGGCGGCTCTTCGATGATCTTGAGGAGGGCGTCGAAAGCCTGGCGGGAAAGACGGTGAACCTCGTCGAGGATGACGACTTTATAGCGGTCCCGGGCAGGTCCGTAGCGGAGGCTCTCGGTGAGCTCTCGCACCTGTTCGACCTTGGAGTAGGTGGCGGCATCCACCTCCAGGACGTCGAGGTCGGCGCCGGCGGTGATCTCGCGGCAGGGGCGACATTCGTTGCACGGGTCGGCGGAGGGGCCGCGCTCGCAGTTGAGGGCCTTGGCGAGAACCCGGGCAGCACTGGTTTTGCCGACGCCGCGGATTCCGGAGAAGAGATAGGCCTGGGCGATGCGCTCCTCGGTGAGGGCGTTGCGCAGCGCCTGGACGATGGTCTCCTGGCCGATCAGGCCGGAGAAGTCCTGCGGGCGGCATTTGCGGGCGAGGACCTGGTAGGCCATGATGGTTCTAGAAGCCGGTTGGAAGAGGTATCTGAATGAAGGTTCGGTCGGCGGGCTTCAGGGTCTCGCCATCAACCCTCGCCTTCGAGTTGGGGATGTTGAGAAAGACGAGTTCTTCTATGAGAGGGTCGAGGTTTCCGGCAGGAGCCGACGAAGGGCTCCGGCGGACTGCGGCACTCGACGGATGTACCTTATCGCTGCTCCCTTCCGGGCCTGACGAGGTTCGGTACTCGCCGATGCACAGGACCCGAACCCTTCGTCGGTTCCTGCCGGAAACTCGATGGTACGTGCTGTGGTCAGGGAAGTAAAGGGTGGGCGGGTTTACCCGCCGGGGCTGATTGAACTATGATGACGTCCTTGTTCGCCGCCGGGAGGCGGAGGTGAGTGAGTCAGCGAGCTGCACCGACGAGGTGTGGATGGCTGAAGCCCTTGCCGAGGCCCATCGTTCGGCGAGCATCGGAGAAGTGCCGGTCGGAGCGGTGGTGGTGCTGGATGGCACGATCATCGGCCGCGGGCACAACCGCCGCGAGATCGACGGCAACCCGCTAGCCCATGCGGAGATGCTGGCGCTGGCGGAGGCGGCGGCCCGGATTCCGGGCTGGCGACTCCTCGGCAGCAGCCTGTATGTGACCTTGGAGCCCTGCGCCATGTGCGCCGGTGCTCTGGTCAACGCACGGGTCGAGCGATTGGTCTTCGGCGCTCGGGATCCGAAGGCGGGCTTTTGCGGCTCCCTCGGAGACCTGGTGCGGGACCGGCGCCTCAACCATCGCCTGGAGGTGGTGGAAGGGGTGTTCGCCGAGGAATCTTCGGCGCTGCTCAAGAGCTTCTTCGCCGAACTGCGGCGCAAGGGGCGGGAGCGGCGCGGCAAGGCCTGAGGAATAGCGAAAGCCCTCACGGCTCGCGGCAGGCTCATTGAAGACGGTTCAAGAATCCGGAGAGGTGTCCGAGTGGCTTAAGGAGCACGCTTGGAAAGCGTGTGTAGGGTATCCCCCTACCGTGGGTTCGAATCCCACCCTCTCCGCCATATTCCCCCATCGCCGGCGCGACCTGCCGCCACGGTGTTGCTGAAGGCCAGTGCTGCTGAAAGGCAGTGCTGCTGAAACGCAGCGCTGCGGAGACGCGGCCCGTTGGAAGAGGGGACATCGCCGAACCGTCCGCAGCCCATCCCAACGGAGAGGTGCCAGAGTGGTCGAATGGGGCGGTCTCGAAAACCGTTGACCGGGTGACCGGTCCGTGGGTTCGAATCCCACCCTCTCCGCCATCAGTTTTCCCCCCGCATTCGTCGATCGGTCCTATTTTCTGCACGCCGGAGTCTTAGTCTCCCTACCGAGGTCGTGTCCTAACTCTCTGTTGGTGGTTCCCGGGGTAACCGGACGGCGGTAGGTTGGCGGGCAAGGGAGCGGGAGCACCGCTCCAGACCTACCAAAGCGGCCCCGACGAAGGAGTGACGCCGACGTCGAGGCCTGAGCCGACCATGGAGTAAGCCATGACCGACCTGCCGCAATCCTACCCCGACGCCTGGACCGAAGCCCCGTTCCGGGAGCTCTTCCTTCACCTGCTGCCAGCAGAAGACGCCGCCGCGTTCAGACGCGCCGGTAAGCTCATCTACCTCATGACGCTGGAATACAGCTCCCATTGGCCGAACCCGGCGGAGGGAGGCACCCGGGCTGAGCTGCGAGCCATCGTTGGGGATCTCCGGTTCCTGGAAGGCTTCCTCCGCCTCAGCATCGCTCCGGAGGGCGAAGGGCTGCACGAGGATGACCCAGGGGCGCGGCTGCCGGCCCTCGCCTCGTCCTGGGCTTCGGAGCTGGACGGGATCGCCCACCAGATCGAAGCCGCGCTCTCTTCATGAGGGATCGCCGGCTGAAGGTCGCCTTCTACACCGTCAAGGGAAGCCGGAACCAGGCCGCCCGCTGGTCCTATTGGGCTCGGCGGGCCGGCTTCCCTTCGGTTGGCCGCTGGCTCGAGGACGTAGCGGACGCAGCAATCCGCCGGCTGGAGACCGAGCACGGCTACCGAAACCCTCCCACCTGACCTGCTAGAATCCCACCCGCAGAAAGCGCAGCTAGGCTGATCACCGAGACGCCGGGGACCCCACCCCCGGCCCGCTGCGCCCTACCCTTCCTTCCTGTGGGGCAGTGGGGGTGCTGTTGCCAGTCCGCATCATTGATGACCGCACCGGGGAGCCCGTTGATTACC
It includes:
- the dnaX gene encoding DNA polymerase III subunit gamma/tau, with the protein product MAYQVLARKCRPQDFSGLIGQETIVQALRNALTEERIAQAYLFSGIRGVGKTSAARVLAKALNCERGPSADPCNECRPCREITAGADLDVLEVDAATYSKVEQVRELTESLRYGPARDRYKVVILDEVHRLSRQAFDALLKIIEEPPEHLVFIFATTEIEAVPATILSRCQEFNFRRVPSAVLAEHLANITAQEEIQASDAALRLIARAGEGSVRDSVALLDQLATFGAGTISDEDAVRLLGGLDLAMFFDLLAAMLDGDAAQVSARVREVEQEGRDPRHVHAQFLAYCRDALHLALGGDPEQLELPEEDALRLAVLCRGVAYENLLRLTHQLLSSEASVRRSEAGILALEIAWLRAAELPKLTRVEELLGGGARQAPSPRGGSSDPSGSGSSSGSGGLSGSGSSSRSSAASPSREAPASGKTQTNGKAPANGKAPANEKASAR
- the tadA gene encoding tRNA adenosine(34) deaminase TadA, translating into MSESASCTDEVWMAEALAEAHRSASIGEVPVGAVVVLDGTIIGRGHNRREIDGNPLAHAEMLALAEAAARIPGWRLLGSSLYVTLEPCAMCAGALVNARVERLVFGARDPKAGFCGSLGDLVRDRRLNHRLEVVEGVFAEESSALLKSFFAELRRKGRERRGKA